A stretch of the Ensifer sp. PDNC004 genome encodes the following:
- a CDS encoding cytidine deaminase, protein MEKELFEAARDAMAKAHAPYSKFPVGAAIRAEDGKIYTGANIENLSFPEGWCAETTAISHMVMAGQRKILEVAVIAEKLALCPPCGGCRQRLAEFSGASTRIFLCDETGVKKTLALSDLLPHSFETEILG, encoded by the coding sequence ATGGAAAAGGAACTGTTCGAAGCCGCGCGCGACGCAATGGCCAAGGCGCATGCGCCCTACTCGAAATTTCCGGTCGGCGCGGCGATCCGCGCCGAAGACGGCAAGATCTACACCGGCGCCAACATCGAGAACCTGTCGTTCCCCGAGGGATGGTGTGCCGAGACCACTGCGATCAGCCATATGGTCATGGCCGGCCAGCGCAAGATCCTGGAAGTGGCCGTGATCGCCGAGAAGCTGGCGCTCTGCCCGCCTTGCGGTGGCTGCCGTCAGCGGCTGGCGGAATTTTCCGGTGCTAGCACACGCATCTTCCTCTGTGACGAGACCGGGGTGAAGAAGACCTTGGCGCTATCCGATCTCCTTCCGCACAGCTTCGAGACCGAGATCCTGGGATGA
- a CDS encoding ABC transporter permease, whose translation MDFFHVIVVLLESTIRVSVPLIFAALAGLFTERAGIFDIGLEGKMLGAAFAAGAVAAVTQSVWMGLLAAILISIALSLVHGYASITQRGNQIVSGVAINFIVAGSTVILGEAWFRQGGRTPALGEGARFQTITFPYADSIREIPILGPIYSDLLSGHFILTYVAFAMVPISWWILYRTRFGLRLRAVGENPGAVDTAGISVIWMRYRAVICCGILCGFAGAYLSLAMTAGFVKGMTAGKGYIALAALIFAKWRPFNIMLACLLFGFLDALAIRLQGNPLPLIGQVPVQLMQALPYILTVILLAGFIGKAIPPKAGGVPYVKER comes from the coding sequence ATGGATTTCTTCCACGTCATCGTGGTGCTCCTCGAGTCCACCATCCGCGTATCCGTCCCGCTGATCTTCGCAGCGCTGGCAGGGCTCTTTACCGAGCGCGCCGGCATCTTCGACATCGGCCTTGAAGGCAAGATGCTTGGGGCCGCCTTTGCCGCCGGCGCTGTTGCTGCCGTCACCCAATCCGTCTGGATGGGGCTGCTCGCCGCCATCCTGATCTCGATCGCGCTGTCGCTGGTGCACGGTTATGCCTCGATCACCCAGCGCGGCAACCAGATCGTCTCTGGCGTCGCCATCAACTTCATCGTCGCCGGCTCGACCGTCATTCTCGGTGAGGCCTGGTTCCGCCAGGGTGGCCGCACGCCGGCGCTCGGCGAAGGCGCGCGCTTCCAGACGATCACCTTCCCCTATGCCGACAGCATCCGGGAAATCCCGATCCTCGGCCCGATCTATTCGGACCTGCTTTCCGGGCATTTCATCCTGACCTATGTCGCCTTCGCCATGGTGCCGATCAGCTGGTGGATCCTCTACCGCACCCGTTTCGGCCTGCGCCTGCGCGCGGTCGGCGAGAACCCGGGCGCGGTCGACACCGCCGGCATCTCGGTGATCTGGATGCGCTATCGCGCCGTCATCTGCTGCGGCATTCTCTGCGGCTTTGCCGGCGCCTATCTGTCGCTGGCGATGACCGCCGGCTTCGTCAAGGGCATGACCGCCGGCAAGGGCTATATCGCGCTGGCAGCGCTGATCTTCGCCAAGTGGCGGCCGTTCAACATCATGCTTGCCTGCCTGCTCTTCGGCTTCCTCGATGCGCTCGCCATCCGCCTGCAGGGCAATCCGCTGCCGCTGATCGGCCAGGTGCCGGTGCAGCTGATGCAGGCGCTGCCCTACATCCTCACCGTGATCCTGCTTGCCGGCTTCATCGGCAAGGCCATTCCGCCGAAGGCCGGCGGCGTCCCCTATGTGAAGGAGCGCTAG
- a CDS encoding ABC transporter permease: MSTPYAKLPGWVEYGLVPLVNLAVAFLVAGLVVLLVGENPLEAAYHLINGAFGRGEYLGFTLYYATTFIFTGLAVAVAFHAGLFNIGGEGQAYVGGIGVALACLWLDQTMPWFVVFPLAILGSAFFGAAWAFLPGWLQAKRGSHIVITTIMFNFIASSLMVYLLTRVLKPLGSMSPQTRTFAEGGQLPKLDWLLAIFGLDIGTAPFNVSFLLALVAAFCVWLLIWRTKLGYEMRTMGHSPSAARYAGMSESRITVITMMISGALAGMMALNPIMGEQGRMQLDFVQGAGFVGIAVALMGRSHPAGIIPAAILFGMLYQGGAEISFEMPSISRDMIVIIQGLVILFAGALENMFRPAIARLFAMQSRRAAVVAQTKGA, encoded by the coding sequence ATGAGCACCCCCTATGCTAAGCTTCCGGGCTGGGTCGAATACGGCCTCGTCCCGCTGGTCAACCTCGCCGTTGCCTTCCTCGTCGCCGGTCTCGTCGTGCTGCTCGTCGGTGAAAACCCGCTGGAGGCGGCCTATCACCTGATCAACGGCGCCTTCGGCCGCGGCGAATATCTCGGCTTCACGCTGTACTACGCCACCACCTTCATCTTCACCGGTCTTGCCGTCGCGGTCGCTTTCCATGCCGGCCTCTTCAACATCGGCGGCGAAGGCCAGGCCTATGTCGGCGGCATCGGCGTGGCGCTCGCCTGCCTCTGGCTCGACCAGACGATGCCGTGGTTCGTCGTCTTCCCGCTGGCGATCCTCGGATCGGCCTTCTTCGGCGCCGCCTGGGCCTTCCTGCCGGGCTGGCTGCAGGCCAAGCGCGGCAGCCACATCGTCATCACGACGATCATGTTCAACTTCATCGCCTCGAGCCTGATGGTCTACCTGCTCACGCGCGTGCTGAAGCCGCTTGGCTCCATGTCGCCGCAGACGCGCACCTTCGCCGAAGGGGGGCAACTGCCCAAGCTCGATTGGCTGCTCGCGATCTTTGGCCTCGATATCGGCACGGCGCCGTTCAACGTCTCGTTCCTGCTGGCGCTGGTCGCCGCCTTCTGCGTCTGGCTTTTGATCTGGCGTACCAAGCTCGGCTATGAGATGCGCACCATGGGCCACAGCCCTTCGGCCGCACGTTACGCCGGCATGAGCGAGAGCCGCATTACCGTCATCACCATGATGATCTCAGGTGCGCTTGCCGGCATGATGGCGCTCAATCCGATCATGGGCGAACAGGGGCGCATGCAGCTCGACTTCGTGCAGGGCGCAGGCTTCGTCGGCATCGCCGTGGCGCTGATGGGCCGCTCGCATCCGGCCGGCATCATCCCGGCGGCCATTCTCTTCGGCATGCTCTACCAGGGCGGGGCCGAGATCTCCTTCGAAATGCCGTCGATCTCGCGCGACATGATCGTCATCATCCAGGGCCTCGTCATTCTCTTTGCCGGTGCACTCGAAAACATGTTCAGGCCGGCAATTGCCCGGCTGTTTGCGATGCAGAGCCGCCGTGCGGCCGTCGTGGCACAGACCAAGGGAGCTTGA
- a CDS encoding ABC transporter ATP-binding protein: MDNIAIELRGIDKSFGPVHANKNINLKVRKGTIHGIIGENGAGKSTLMSILYGFYQADSGEILVDDKPVAIRDPNAAIAAGIGMVHQHFMLVENFTVLENIMLGAEDSQILNKGIAKARVELKRLEREYALEVDPDAIIEELPVGLQQRVEILKALYRRADILILDEPTGVLTPAEADHLFRVLEQLKNQGKTVILITHKLREIMAITDEVSVMRRGEMVATRTTSETSVEELAELMVGRRVLLRVEKGEAKPGEVKLAVEGLTVKDGRGVTMVDNVSFDLRAGEIVGIAGVAGNGQSELLEAISGIRRAVSGSVLLNGKPIDVTGRADPSELRNRGLAHVPEDRHHVGLVLKFEECENAILGYHHDKRYLNGVFLNVDAIRKDAEQRIAEYDIRPPNPRLKTANFSGGNQQKIVLAREMERGPDVLIIGQPTRGVDVGAIEFIHRRIIEMRDQGMAVLLVSVELDEIRALSDRILVMFAGRVVGERDPDATEGELGLLMAGVEGRKEAAE; encoded by the coding sequence ATGGACAATATTGCCATCGAACTGCGTGGGATCGACAAGAGTTTCGGTCCGGTCCACGCCAACAAGAACATCAATCTAAAAGTCCGCAAAGGGACGATCCACGGCATCATTGGCGAGAACGGTGCGGGAAAATCGACCCTGATGTCGATCCTCTACGGCTTCTATCAGGCGGATAGCGGTGAAATCCTCGTAGATGACAAGCCGGTCGCTATCCGCGACCCGAATGCGGCGATCGCCGCCGGCATCGGCATGGTCCACCAGCACTTCATGCTGGTCGAGAATTTCACGGTGCTGGAAAACATCATGCTCGGCGCCGAGGACAGCCAGATCCTTAACAAGGGTATCGCCAAGGCGCGCGTGGAATTGAAGCGGCTGGAGCGCGAATACGCGCTGGAAGTCGATCCGGATGCCATCATCGAAGAACTGCCCGTTGGTCTGCAGCAGCGCGTCGAGATCCTGAAGGCGCTTTATCGCCGGGCCGACATCCTTATCCTAGACGAGCCGACCGGCGTCTTGACGCCGGCCGAGGCCGACCACCTCTTCCGGGTGCTCGAACAGCTGAAGAACCAGGGCAAGACCGTCATCCTCATCACCCACAAGCTGCGCGAGATCATGGCGATCACCGACGAGGTGTCGGTCATGCGCCGCGGCGAGATGGTCGCGACGCGCACGACTTCCGAGACCTCGGTGGAAGAACTCGCTGAACTCATGGTCGGCCGTCGCGTGCTTCTGCGTGTCGAAAAGGGCGAAGCCAAGCCCGGCGAGGTGAAGCTCGCCGTCGAGGGGCTGACGGTCAAGGACGGCCGCGGCGTCACCATGGTCGACAACGTCTCCTTCGACCTGAGGGCGGGCGAGATCGTCGGCATCGCCGGCGTTGCCGGCAACGGCCAGTCCGAACTGCTCGAAGCGATCTCCGGTATCCGCCGGGCCGTATCGGGCTCCGTGCTTCTGAACGGCAAGCCGATCGATGTTACCGGCCGCGCCGACCCTTCCGAACTGCGCAACCGTGGTCTCGCCCACGTGCCGGAAGACCGCCATCACGTCGGCCTCGTCCTGAAGTTCGAGGAATGCGAAAACGCGATCCTCGGCTACCATCACGACAAGCGTTACCTCAACGGCGTCTTCCTGAACGTCGATGCGATCCGCAAGGACGCCGAGCAGCGCATTGCCGAATACGACATCCGCCCGCCGAACCCGCGGTTGAAGACCGCTAACTTCTCCGGCGGCAACCAGCAGAAGATCGTGCTGGCGCGCGAAATGGAGCGCGGGCCCGATGTGCTGATCATCGGCCAGCCGACGCGCGGCGTCGATGTCGGTGCCATCGAATTCATCCATCGACGGATCATCGAGATGCGCGACCAGGGCATGGCTGTCCTTTTGGTCTCCGTCGAACTCGATGAAATCCGCGCCCTGTCGGACCGTATTCTCGTCATGTTTGCCGGCCGTGTCGTCGGCGAGCGCGATCCGGATGCGACCGAGGGCGAACTCGGCCTGCTGATGGCCGGCGTTGAAGGCCGCAAGGAGGCCGCAGAATGA
- a CDS encoding heavy metal translocating P-type ATPase: MASTIREARYRVEGMDCASCASKIDTAVRRLSGVEDVSVSVSAGTMSVKFADENDLSTSIVSRVGKLGYRLHPIQAGQAQERKTAHVCSGHDHNHEHDHAHDHGGHSHDHDHGHKHNHAHDHDHRHDEHAHHHEGNASQKGEAAAVAMGLHGHDHGPTSGPWWKSGKGKLTIASGLALIAAYAVGKTIPVTEPWIFTLAMLVGLLPIARRAFVAATMGTPFSIEMLMTIAAIGAVFIGATEEAAMVVLLFLVGELLEGVAAGKARASIQSLTALVPKSAFVERDGRLDEVPAETLSVAAVILVRPGDRIPADGVILSGESAVDEAPVTGESTPVRKEVDDTVVAGTVNGSGALRVRVTAAAADNTIARIVRMVEEAQESKAPTERFIDRFSRYYTPGVVVVAALVAVLPPLLWGGSWDEWIYKGLAILLIGCPCALVISTPAAIAASLSAGARRGLLMKGGAVLENVGKVTAAAFDKTGTLTEGKPKVTDIVGFGRSEADVLRLAAALEQGSSHPLARAILERSTADGVAIPTIATVNAVGGKGLEGTVEGAALFFGSPKAAAERTPMTPDEKARVAALNDEGKTVSVLVAGGVIAGAIAMRDEPRPDAAAGVKALTDAGLRVVMLTGDNRRTAEAIGRQFGMEVRAELLPEDKQRIVRELKAEGFNVAKIGDGINDAPALAAADIGIAMGGGTDVALETADAAVLHGRVGDVAAMIRLSRSTMRNIVQNITIALGLKAVFLVTTIIGVTGLWPAILADTGATVLVTMNALRLLRPVRAA; this comes from the coding sequence ATGGCGAGCACTATTCGGGAAGCCCGTTATCGCGTCGAAGGCATGGATTGCGCGTCCTGCGCGTCCAAGATCGATACGGCGGTGCGTCGGCTTTCGGGCGTCGAGGACGTATCGGTCTCTGTGTCGGCGGGCACCATGTCGGTCAAGTTTGCCGACGAGAACGATCTTTCGACATCGATCGTGAGCAGGGTCGGAAAGCTCGGCTATCGTTTGCATCCGATCCAGGCAGGCCAGGCGCAGGAGCGGAAGACGGCCCATGTCTGCTCCGGGCACGATCACAATCATGAGCACGATCATGCCCATGACCACGGCGGCCACAGTCATGATCATGATCACGGTCACAAGCATAATCATGCCCATGACCATGATCATCGACACGATGAGCACGCCCATCATCACGAAGGCAACGCCAGCCAGAAGGGCGAGGCAGCCGCAGTCGCGATGGGGCTTCATGGTCATGACCACGGCCCGACGAGCGGTCCCTGGTGGAAGTCGGGCAAGGGCAAGCTGACGATCGCCAGCGGCCTGGCGCTGATTGCTGCCTATGCGGTCGGCAAGACGATCCCGGTGACCGAGCCCTGGATCTTTACGCTGGCCATGCTCGTCGGTCTGTTGCCGATCGCGCGGCGCGCCTTTGTCGCCGCAACCATGGGCACGCCGTTTTCGATCGAGATGTTGATGACGATCGCTGCGATCGGCGCGGTCTTCATCGGTGCGACCGAGGAGGCGGCGATGGTCGTCCTGCTCTTCCTGGTCGGTGAACTGCTGGAAGGCGTGGCCGCCGGCAAGGCGCGCGCCAGCATCCAGTCGCTGACGGCCCTCGTTCCGAAGTCCGCCTTCGTCGAGCGCGACGGGCGGCTGGATGAGGTTCCCGCCGAGACGTTGAGCGTCGCCGCCGTCATTCTCGTTCGCCCCGGCGACCGCATTCCGGCCGATGGCGTCATTCTCTCCGGCGAAAGCGCCGTCGACGAAGCGCCGGTGACCGGCGAAAGCACGCCCGTGCGCAAGGAAGTCGACGACACTGTCGTTGCCGGCACCGTCAATGGTTCCGGCGCACTCCGCGTGCGGGTCACGGCCGCCGCTGCCGACAACACCATCGCGCGCATCGTCCGCATGGTGGAGGAAGCCCAGGAAAGCAAGGCGCCGACCGAGCGCTTCATTGATCGCTTCTCGCGTTACTACACGCCGGGTGTCGTTGTCGTGGCGGCGCTTGTTGCCGTGCTGCCGCCGCTTCTCTGGGGCGGCTCCTGGGATGAGTGGATCTACAAGGGGCTTGCCATCCTCTTGATCGGTTGCCCCTGCGCGCTGGTCATCTCGACGCCGGCAGCGATCGCCGCCAGCCTTTCGGCCGGCGCCCGTCGCGGCTTGCTGATGAAGGGTGGCGCCGTGCTTGAGAATGTCGGCAAGGTCACGGCCGCCGCTTTCGACAAGACCGGAACGCTGACCGAAGGCAAACCGAAGGTGACGGATATCGTCGGCTTCGGCCGTTCGGAGGCCGACGTCCTGCGCCTTGCAGCAGCGCTGGAGCAGGGATCAAGCCACCCGCTCGCCCGGGCCATCCTGGAACGCAGCACGGCCGATGGCGTTGCGATCCCCACTATCGCCACCGTCAATGCGGTCGGCGGCAAGGGGTTGGAAGGCACCGTCGAAGGCGCAGCACTCTTCTTCGGTTCGCCGAAGGCCGCCGCCGAGCGCACGCCGATGACGCCCGACGAAAAAGCGCGCGTCGCCGCTCTCAACGATGAAGGCAAGACCGTTTCGGTGCTGGTGGCCGGTGGCGTAATTGCCGGCGCCATCGCCATGCGCGACGAGCCCCGGCCGGATGCGGCCGCGGGCGTGAAGGCGCTCACCGATGCCGGCCTGCGCGTCGTCATGCTGACCGGCGACAACCGCCGCACGGCCGAAGCGATCGGCCGCCAGTTCGGCATGGAGGTCCGCGCTGAACTGCTGCCCGAGGACAAGCAACGCATCGTGCGCGAATTGAAGGCGGAGGGCTTCAACGTCGCCAAGATCGGCGACGGCATCAACGACGCGCCAGCACTGGCCGCGGCCGATATCGGTATCGCCATGGGCGGTGGCACCGATGTGGCGCTGGAAACGGCGGACGCGGCGGTCTTGCACGGCCGCGTGGGCGACGTTGCGGCGATGATACGGCTCTCCCGCTCGACGATGCGCAACATCGTACAGAACATCACGATTGCGCTTGGCCTGAAGGCCGTCTTCCTGGTGACGACGATCATCGGCGTCACCGGCCTTTGGCCGGCGATCCTCGCCGACACCGGCGCAACCGTTCTCGTCACGATGAATGCCCTCAGGTTGCTTCGGCCCGTGCGAGCCGCCTGA
- a CDS encoding coniferyl aldehyde dehydrogenase: protein MTTATDNTSHLRATFDGLRAAWRDERPSVEQRSADLSRLRDRLRARMEEMCEAIDQDFGHRARHETLLGEGGVVLSEIDHTLAKLKHWVRPERRKAGWKLWPAKAEVRYVPLGVVGIISPWNYPVNLALAPLVAAIAAGNHVFLKPSEHTPRTAEFLRSLLADVFPETRVAVALGPAELSAAFSALPFDHLFFTGSTAVGRKVMAAAAQNLTPVTLELGGKSPAIVGEHADLAKAAARIATGKLFNAGQTCIAPDYVLIHESKRDALMELLKREIAARYRSKRRLDDYTSIINDTQYERLKRLIADAEGRGHPVISLLDGAMDVVARQRLLMPTLVLDPDRDSAVMGEEIFGPILPLVSYASIEEAIAYVYDRDRPLALYCFSRDKAEIEAVLSRIVAGGVCVNDTLYQFGCNDLPFGGVGASGMGHYHGRDGFLTFSKAMPVLRKLDPAPSDLVKPPYRGIADWVIRFLSR from the coding sequence ATGACCACAGCCACTGACAATACTTCACACCTCCGTGCCACTTTCGACGGACTGCGCGCGGCCTGGCGCGATGAACGGCCGTCCGTCGAGCAACGCAGTGCGGACCTGAGCCGGCTCAGGGATCGCCTGCGCGCCCGCATGGAGGAGATGTGCGAGGCAATTGATCAGGACTTTGGCCATCGCGCCCGGCATGAGACCTTGCTTGGCGAAGGTGGCGTCGTGCTTTCTGAAATCGACCACACGCTGGCAAAGCTCAAACATTGGGTTCGGCCGGAGCGTCGCAAGGCCGGCTGGAAGCTGTGGCCGGCGAAGGCCGAGGTGCGGTACGTGCCGCTCGGCGTCGTCGGCATCATTTCGCCGTGGAACTATCCGGTCAATCTGGCGCTGGCGCCGCTGGTGGCGGCGATTGCCGCCGGCAACCACGTGTTTCTGAAGCCGTCGGAACACACGCCGCGCACCGCGGAATTCCTTCGTTCGCTGCTTGCCGACGTCTTTCCCGAGACGCGGGTGGCGGTCGCCTTGGGGCCGGCTGAACTTTCGGCGGCGTTCTCGGCGCTGCCCTTCGATCACCTTTTTTTCACCGGCTCGACTGCCGTCGGCCGCAAGGTGATGGCAGCGGCGGCGCAGAACCTGACGCCCGTCACGCTGGAACTCGGCGGCAAGTCGCCGGCGATCGTCGGCGAGCACGCGGACCTCGCCAAGGCCGCCGCCCGGATTGCAACCGGCAAGCTCTTCAACGCCGGCCAGACCTGCATCGCGCCCGACTATGTGCTGATCCATGAGAGCAAGCGGGATGCTTTAATGGAACTGCTGAAGCGGGAGATTGCCGCGCGCTATCGGTCGAAACGCCGTCTCGACGATTACACGTCGATCATCAACGACACCCAGTACGAGCGCCTGAAGCGGCTGATTGCGGATGCCGAGGGGCGCGGCCATCCGGTGATTTCCCTTCTCGACGGGGCAATGGACGTGGTCGCGCGGCAACGCCTCCTCATGCCGACGCTCGTGCTTGATCCGGACCGCGACAGCGCTGTCATGGGCGAAGAGATTTTTGGGCCGATCCTTCCCCTCGTCAGTTACGCCTCCATCGAGGAGGCCATCGCCTATGTGTACGATCGCGACCGCCCATTGGCACTTTATTGCTTCAGCCGCGACAAGGCCGAAATCGAAGCCGTCCTGTCGCGCATCGTCGCCGGCGGCGTCTGCGTCAACGACACGCTCTACCAGTTCGGCTGCAACGACCTGCCTTTCGGCGGCGTTGGCGCCAGCGGCATGGGGCACTATCACGGGCGCGACGGCTTCCTGACCTTCTCCAAGGCGATGCCGGTGCTGAGGAAACTCGATCCGGCGCCGAGCGACCTGGTGAAACCGCCCTATCGGGGCATTGCCGACTGGGTCATCCGCTTCCTGTCGCGATAA
- a CDS encoding lysoplasmalogenase produces the protein MSYQETLDVQRNRPVYALFFVCAALAILGSLLAASDDSPWRWLHYLTKPTATLLLLVVVLRTISQTSSAYVWAVAIGLVFAAAGDVFLMLPGDYFLAGLVCFLLTHCAYIYALTRDARFADSKGIFAAFALVALAVVGGLWTSLPPEMRIPVIVYALALGVMAAQAISRARQLSGAPRATAARFAAYGGLLFLISDSILAYGRFRFAIPFNALWVLGTYYAAQWFFARSTDDHSH, from the coding sequence ATGAGTTATCAGGAGACCTTGGACGTTCAACGAAACCGACCCGTCTACGCGCTCTTTTTCGTCTGTGCCGCTTTGGCGATCCTCGGCAGCCTGCTTGCCGCTTCCGACGATTCTCCCTGGCGCTGGCTGCATTATCTGACCAAGCCGACGGCGACCCTGCTGCTTCTCGTAGTGGTGTTGCGAACGATCTCCCAAACATCCAGTGCCTATGTCTGGGCCGTCGCGATCGGCCTTGTCTTTGCGGCAGCCGGCGATGTCTTCCTGATGCTGCCGGGTGATTATTTCCTCGCCGGCCTCGTTTGCTTCCTGCTGACCCATTGCGCCTACATCTATGCGCTCACCCGCGACGCCAGATTTGCCGATAGCAAAGGCATCTTCGCCGCCTTTGCACTCGTCGCGCTCGCCGTCGTCGGCGGGCTCTGGACCTCGCTCCCGCCGGAGATGCGCATTCCCGTCATCGTCTATGCACTGGCGCTCGGTGTCATGGCGGCCCAGGCCATCTCCCGCGCACGGCAGCTTTCGGGAGCGCCTCGGGCGACGGCAGCACGGTTCGCCGCCTATGGCGGCCTGTTGTTCCTGATCAGCGACAGCATTCTTGCCTATGGCCGTTTCCGCTTCGCAATCCCTTTCAACGCGCTCTGGGTGCTCGGCACCTATTATGCCGCCCAATGGTTTTTTGCCCGCTCGACCGATGACCACAGCCACTGA
- a CDS encoding alpha/beta fold hydrolase produces the protein MSANFANRPRPRSPPELLLLHALPLDGSMWAEQMHLLPGATHAPTLYSSGETIDVWARAALEPLTGGNIIVVGCSVSGSCALEIATIAPERVSALVLIGTKAKHHPDPTFHASALRLIGEEGLEVAWESYWAPLFSRATSAATINRAKEMALRSSAAEIARGVTVFHTRPSRDHCLTTFPGPITIVSGADDVAPGPRASTSQAASTVNGRVHVLPACGHYVPLERPLALNAILRDVIASQDRA, from the coding sequence ATGAGCGCCAACTTCGCCAACAGGCCGCGGCCAAGGTCGCCCCCCGAACTCTTGCTGCTGCATGCATTGCCGCTCGACGGTTCCATGTGGGCGGAACAGATGCATCTGCTTCCAGGCGCAACCCATGCCCCGACTCTCTATTCTTCGGGAGAGACGATCGACGTATGGGCGCGGGCGGCACTCGAACCACTGACCGGCGGCAATATCATCGTTGTCGGCTGTTCCGTCAGCGGATCATGCGCCCTCGAAATTGCGACCATCGCGCCGGAACGGGTCTCTGCCCTGGTGCTGATCGGCACGAAGGCAAAGCATCATCCCGATCCGACTTTCCATGCCTCCGCACTTAGACTGATTGGCGAGGAAGGCCTGGAGGTCGCCTGGGAATCCTATTGGGCGCCTTTGTTTTCCCGCGCCACCAGCGCCGCGACCATCAACCGGGCGAAAGAAATGGCGTTACGATCCTCGGCGGCGGAGATCGCAAGGGGTGTCACCGTATTTCACACGCGGCCAAGCCGGGATCACTGCCTCACGACGTTTCCGGGCCCGATCACGATTGTGTCCGGGGCGGACGATGTCGCTCCGGGGCCGAGGGCGAGTACCTCACAGGCAGCAAGCACCGTTAACGGCCGAGTGCACGTCCTGCCGGCTTGCGGCCATTATGTTCCGCTGGAGCGACCGTTGGCGCTGAATGCCATCCTGCGCGATGTCATTGCGTCACAGGACCGAGCCTGA